In Bacillus weihaiensis, the genomic stretch TCGTGCCAGTAGCAGTTCAGCAGGAACCACCGAGTGAACATCCAGAATATACGGAGCAAGAGATGGCTTTAAAAAATGAGGTAAATCGTATTTTAGCTGATCAACATGTTGATGCAAATGTCGAGATAGTATATGGTGAACCCTCAGACGAAATTGTACAATATGCACAAGAGCATGACGGAGATCTTATTGTGATCGGAAGTCGCGATATTAGCGGATTAAAACGACTTATTTTTGGTAGTGTTAGCGAAAAGGTATCACATCGTTCAACCATTCCCGTTTTAATTGCGAAATAAATTGCGGAAAGGCTGGGACAACATAAAGAATCACGTACTGTCTCAACCTCTTTAGTGTAAATGACGATTTATATAAGGCTGGATTCGATTTAAAAGTGCCACGTGTCGGATTATTCTAGGCAAGGTCTTTCCAAGTAAAGAGTGAAAGTCACTCTTTTTTAAAATATACTTAAAAACGGCAGACAAGTTCGTAATATTTCGAGCCTGTCTGCCGTGTTAGTATCCTATTTCCCCTTCATTCACACTCCTAAAGGAACTCTCCTCCAGCTTCCTGCTTCTGTTATATCCACTGCTCCTTCTGCAGCATAGCCTTCACAAATGAAGCCTGGTATTTCAGCACCATTATCTAATTCAATTTTCCCCAGTCCTAATGGGGCAGGAATGCTTTTTGCGAATGAACCAAATGAGGAGATTGGCATTTCCCAAATTTCAAGCTCTATTGCTTTTCCACCTGAATGCTTTCTGATTAAACCCGGTTTTTGAGGTTCCGTTGCTAATTTTATAAACTGATATTTTTCAGCTGTTACAGCTTCTCTAATAAACGTTGCCCCATGCTCGAGCATTTGTTTCTCTAATGGAAAGCCTCTCATATGCAAGCCACATACTGCTACTAGTGTTGTAGCCTCTTTAGAATCATTCGTTAAGAACTGTTTACAGGCTTCTGCAAGTAAACCTTCTCCTTGTGATAAAGCGAAGAAAGTAATGCCAAAAGGCAGATTTTCAGAGGCGTTACCTGCTTGCACAGCAACCGCGCTTAAGTCTAATAAATTGCAATGATTTGTATATAATCCCAGCTTACTATTAGTCTGAATCGGATCTTCAAAGACTTGTTCACGCGTCCAGGTTCCCCCAGCAGTTGGTGTAACAAGCACAGCATTCTTTAAAATACGGGATGCTTTTCGTTTAAATTCTTGAAGCTTATGCATAGATTGAAACACAGACGCTGCATCATACTTTGATTGGCAACCAGAACGAAGGATTTTTTCTGTAACAGGAAATGATGCTCCAGGATGCTCATCAATAAAGCCACCCAATTCAGCCCAACGTTCGGCTATAAAAGGTCCATCGTAAAGAATCGCCGCTGCTTCAGCAAAGAATTGATAATCGATATACTCAATTGGAATATTAAGTCGCTGAATCCGTTGTACTGCTTGATTCCAAGCTTGCTTATATTCCTGCGCATATGGACCATAAAATGGGAGATCATTATCCGGTAGACAGATTTTTTTTGGTAATTCCCTCTTTGGTCGTGCGAGATCACGAGACCAACGGTCCTTTTCATCATATCCTCTAACAATTGTATCTACTTGATACGCATCCTCTAGATTATGCGAAAAGACAGTCACACAATCCAGACTAGCACATGCTGGTACCACTCCTAAAGTAGACCATGCGCCTAAGCTTGGCTTTAACCCTACTAGATTATTGAGAGCAGCCGGTACCCTTCCTGAACCAGCTGTATCAGTACCTAACGAAAAAGCAGCTTGCCCTCTTGCTACTGAAACAGCCGAACCTGAGCTTGATCCACCACTAATAAGCTCTGGGCGAAGAGAATTATGTGTTTCTCCATATGGACTTCGCGTTCCAACAAGCCCTGTTGCAAATTGGTCTAAATTTGTTTTTCCTATAGGGATAGCTCCAGCATTTACTAACCTTTCCACTACAGTCGCATGCTCTGAAGGTATATACTGATATTCAGCACACCCTGCTGTAGTAGGCATATGAGCTAGATCTATATTATCTTTAATGGCAAAAGGAACGCCCCATAATGGTGAAGAATGAAAATCTATTGTACTAAGACGATCAAGATAAGGCTGAATGTGGTCCATGTTCGGAGCTATAATCCAGATGTTCTTTTCTTCGTCTTCTTTTGCACGTTGAATAATAACTTCCATCACCTCATTGGGTGTTAAAACGTTGGCTTCGTATTTTTCACGTAACCAATTTACCGTGAGCTTTAAAGGAATTTCGATCGACTTCATTGGACCACACCTACCTTCTCTTCTTCAAAGATACTAACGATTAATTGGCCTGCATGGACAGAATCTCCTGGTTTTACATAAACCTCGGCTATTTTCCCATTACAAGGAGACAGTTGTGGGAATTCCATTTTCATACTTTCTTCTATTATAAGGACATCACCTTGTTTCACTTGCTGTCCTGGTGAAACAAGTACCTTCCATATACTACCTGGCATTGAACAGGTTATCGGCTGTGAACCTTCGGGGATAACATCCTCTTCCGTTGCTCCCAAAGAATCTTCTTCTGACACATGTTCTTCTATTCCTTGTTCTTTCCATCTTTCACGTTCTGCATGAAAAGCAGCTTGTTGGCGTTGCTTGAACAGTTCTGCACTTTCTTTTATTTCATCATTGAATTTTAAATATTCCCCAAGATCAAAGGTTGTTTCTGTAATATCAACTTCAAAACGACCACGCAACACATCTTCTCTAAGCTGTAGTAATTCATCTGCTTCAACCGGATAAAATTGAATTTGGTCAAAGAATCTTAGTAACCATGGTTTCCCTTTTTCAAAGCTTTCCGTCGAACGAAGCTTATTCCACATTTGAATCGTACGACCGACAAATTGATACCCACCAGGTCCTTCCATACCGTACACACACATATAGGCTCCACCAATTCCAACTGCGTTCTCAGGTGTCCATGTTCTAGCTGGGTTATACTTTGTAGTAACTAAACGATGACGTGGATCCATTGGCGTTGCTACTGGTGCACCTAAATAAACATCACCTAAACCAAGGACTAAATAATTCGCGTCAAAAACCACTTTTTTTACATCTTCAATACTTTCCAATCCGTTGATACGACGGATAAATTCTAAGTTATCCGGACACCATGGTGCATCTGGACGTACATTTTGCTGATAACGCTCTGTTGCCAATTGAACGGAAGGGTCATTCCAAGATAAGGGTAGCCTCACAATTCGTGAAGGCACTTGAATCGATTCTAGCGGTGGCAGGCCCCGATCGATTTCTACAACTTTATCTGCCGCTTCCTTCACCGTTAGTTTAGAAGCATCAATATGAATTTGTAACGAACGAATTCCTGGTGTCAGATCTAAAACAGGAAAGTCATCATTTTTCTCTATCGCATCCATAAGGACATGTGCTTGGAAGCGAAGTAATAAATCCAGCTCCATATCTCCATATTCAATCAACAAATTTTCATCCCCACTACAACGAATTGTCATAGGGATTTGACGATTTGTTACGGTCTTTAGCACAGGGTATGCAGCTGTTATCTCTTCAGTAGGGTCCGTTAGTTCAGCTTCTCTTACGTGAGAAAAATCACCTTCTCCAATTGCTTGTAGGTTAGCCTCCTGAAGCTTACGCAAACGTTCAGCTTCTTCTAGAGTGATCAATTGAAACTGAACCGTATCACCGGGATGTAACTGACCTATTTTCCAAAACTCAGCTGATGCAGTAGTAACAGGACAGACAAATCCACCAAGACTAGGACCATCTGGACCAAGTAAAATAGGCATATCCCCTGTTAAATCCAGAGTTCCAATTGCATATGCATTGTCATGGATATTAGAAGGGTGTAGACCGGCTTCCCCTCCATCCTCTCGAGTCCAGAGCGGCTTTGGACCAACTAACCGGACTCCTGTTCGAGAGCTATTAAAATGAATTTCCCACTTTGTTTCAGTAAGCTGTGTTAAATAATCAGGCTGTAAAAACTCTTCGGTACAATGAGGACCTGGAATGACACCAATTGTCCACGTATTTGCAACCTTAGGCTGATGTTGTTTTGGAAGTTCATGTGTAGGTGGGATCACATCGTTTCGTACCGATAAGACATCGCCCGTTCGAAGAGCTCTTCCACCATGTCCACCAAAATTCCCAAGAGTAAATGTTGAGGAACTTCCTAAAATTCTCGGCATATCAAAACCACCTGAAATTAAGAGATATGCTCTCATTCCTACTTTTGCTTCTCCAAAAGTTATTACTTGACCCTTTTTCGCAAGGATTGGACAATACAACGGAACCCTTTCACCATCAACCTTCGCATCCATATCTGCTCCAGTTAGACAAAACCACATATCATTTCGAAATTGATAAGAGCCCCCTCTTAACGTAAGTTCCAAGCCAGGGGCATCTTCGCTATTTCCCAAAAGCTTATTGCCAATCCTAAAGGAAAGTGGATCCATTGGCCCACAAGGAGGTACCCCTACATCCCAGTGTCCTTTTCGCCCTGGCCAATCTTGTACTGTTGTTTGAATTCCACCATCTAGTACTTCAATTGCATTTTCAACTGTCTCAAAGTGGTTTAACATTCTCGTGTAAACATTTCCTTGTACGCAATCCTCTTCATGCAGCAATGCTTGTAAATAGTGAAGATTCGTTGTAATTCCATACATACGCGTTTCACTCAAGGCTATTAGTAGCTTGCTAATAGCCTCCTGTCTATCTTTCCCATGAACAATGATTTTTGCAAGCATTGGATCATAAAGAGAGGTTACGGTTAGTCCATCACGTACCCATGTTTCATTACGTGAAAGATGAGAGAGAATGACTTGATCTAACTGACCAGCACTAGGGCGGAAATCATGAAAACAATCTTCTGCATAGATGCGTGCTTGGATGCTATGACCTACTGGTTTAGCAATGAGTGTGAGTAGATCCTTTAACTCATTTGCCGATTCTTTAACCATCCACTCTACTAAGTCAATCCCTAACACTTCTTCCGTTACTCCGTGCTCAACCTGTAAGCGAGTATTAACTTCAAGAAAATAAAACTCAGTGGTTTCGGGATCATATAAAAACTCAACTGTACCGGCGCTACGATACCCCACTTCTTCTGCTAAGCTCTTTGCAGCTGCATACATCTTTTGGCGCACATCCTCAAGTAGGTTTGGTGCTGGGCTTTCTTCAATAACCTTTTGGTTCCGACGTTGAATCGAGCAATCTCGTTCACCAAGAGTCACGACTTCCCCAAAGCGATTCCCAAAAATTTGAACCTCTACATGTCGTGCTTTTGCAATATATTTTTCTAGAAACAAGCCAGCATTATTAAAATTTGTTTGCGCTAGATGACGAACTCCATCGTATGCTGCACGAAGTTCTTCCCCACTGTTACACACACGCATCCCAATACCGCCACCACCAGCCGTACTTTTTAAAATCACAGGGTAGCCTATTTCTTTTGCATACTCTAAAGCTGTATCAAGAGAGTCTATCAAATTTGTACCAGATAACATGGGCACACCCGCTTTTTCAGCAATTTCCCTCGCAGAGTGCTTAAGACCGAACATCTCCATTTGTTCAGGATCTGGTCCGATAAAAACGATTCCCTTTTCTTGACAGGCACGAGCAAAATCAGCATTTTCACTCAAAAATCCATAGCCAGGATGGATCGCATCAGCACCTGCTTCTATAGCTGTTTTCAAAATAAGATCGGCATGTAAGTAACTATCCTTAGCTGCTCCCTCTCCGATAAGGATTGCCTCATTTGCATGATCAACATGTAAGCTGTCTTGGTCTGCTTTCGTATACACAGCAATAGACTGGATACCTAACTTTTTTAACGTTCGTTCAATTCTGACTGCAATGGCCCCTCGATTGGCAATAAGTACTTTTTTAAACATAACCATCTCTCCTACTCTTCTAGTCTCTGATGCTCTTTCTCTTAAACCAATTCTCTTATTGATTCCAAATGAGTACACGTATTGGTGTTGGATGATAAGCGTTACATGGATTGTTTAATTGTGGACAATTACTAATTAATGCGACTGTTTTAACAATAGACTGTACTTCTACATAGCGGCCAGGTGCTGATACACCGTCCGCAAAGGTTAACCCACCATCTTTAGTAACCGGTACATTCATAAAGAAATTGATATTAGGTGCTAAGTCCCTCTTTGTATAGGTTTCACCATATTTAGAGAGCTGAAGCATAAAGGTATCTCTGCAATTATGCATTGGGAGTGTATCATGCGAGTAACGAACGGTATTACTTTGTGCTGAACAAGCTCCTCCTAATGTGTCATGTCGTCCACACGTATCGGCAACAATTTTAAGAAGCTCTTTATTTGATTCTGAACGTAGGATCGTACCTGATGATAGGTAGATATTTTTTTGCCCAGCCATTGTCGCGACGGCACTATAATGATCTTCTGGATCATCTGCATGGTAAAATAATGTATCCGCCGCTTGATTCCCCTCTAAATCCACAATTCTTAACACCTGACCAGGCAATAATTCATGCATCCACCCTTCACCTGCTGGAATTACTCGATCATAAATAGCCTCCTCAAGCTTTCGAGAACTTTCTACATAATTTAAAACCGCCATGGTTCCATCCTCCTTTTAATGTCATTAAATATATGGTTAATTGAACACAACTGATTTTTTAGAAGCTCCTCGTAATCTGTGATATTCCCAAGTATTTTCGAATGCTCTCCTGTTTTCGGGACGGAAGGACACACACACATCATCCTCACTCACTGGTTCTGCATCAAACACTTCTATTTGTACCGGAACTGATGGATATTCATCTCTTGAATCTAGCGGGTTAGGCGTGTTAGAAAAAACAAACAAGGTATCCAATTCCGTTCGTAATGTAACAGCGTCCCCTTCTTGGCAATGATTTTCATCAAAATGCATATCTCCATCTTCATCACAGTACACTTTTGAAAATAAATTTAGGACCGGAACCATATCTCGAACACCTAAACCATTTCGAACTAACTCTATTGCAAAATTCTCTTCCCCACTTCTTAACCAATTATTTCGGTGTTCTTGATAGGTTGTTTTTCCGTACTTTTCATCCGTTATGCTTCGTGAGGTATATCCTGATATACTGTCATGCCAGCCAAGATTATCATCCACAATACTCGCTAATACTCGACCATGATCACTCATAAGCACATGCCCTTTTGATAAATGAGAAGTATGCTGAGCTTTTAATGTATCAGG encodes the following:
- a CDS encoding universal stress protein — encoded protein: MKAFQHLIIAYDGTKDSKHALDLGISMSKQLQSRLSVVNIQKEGGISHDLTDTDRSGIVPPKTPYVGTMNNYPVVPVAVQQEPPSEHPEYTEQEMALKNEVNRILADQHVDANVEIVYGEPSDEIVQYAQEHDGDLIVIGSRDISGLKRLIFGSVSEKVSHRSTIPVLIAK
- the atzF gene encoding allophanate hydrolase, with product MKSIEIPLKLTVNWLREKYEANVLTPNEVMEVIIQRAKEDEEKNIWIIAPNMDHIQPYLDRLSTIDFHSSPLWGVPFAIKDNIDLAHMPTTAGCAEYQYIPSEHATVVERLVNAGAIPIGKTNLDQFATGLVGTRSPYGETHNSLRPELISGGSSSGSAVSVARGQAAFSLGTDTAGSGRVPAALNNLVGLKPSLGAWSTLGVVPACASLDCVTVFSHNLEDAYQVDTIVRGYDEKDRWSRDLARPKRELPKKICLPDNDLPFYGPYAQEYKQAWNQAVQRIQRLNIPIEYIDYQFFAEAAAILYDGPFIAERWAELGGFIDEHPGASFPVTEKILRSGCQSKYDAASVFQSMHKLQEFKRKASRILKNAVLVTPTAGGTWTREQVFEDPIQTNSKLGLYTNHCNLLDLSAVAVQAGNASENLPFGITFFALSQGEGLLAEACKQFLTNDSKEATTLVAVCGLHMRGFPLEKQMLEHGATFIREAVTAEKYQFIKLATEPQKPGLIRKHSGGKAIELEIWEMPISSFGSFAKSIPAPLGLGKIELDNGAEIPGFICEGYAAEGAVDITEAGSWRRVPLGV
- the uca gene encoding urea carboxylase yields the protein MFKKVLIANRGAIAVRIERTLKKLGIQSIAVYTKADQDSLHVDHANEAILIGEGAAKDSYLHADLILKTAIEAGADAIHPGYGFLSENADFARACQEKGIVFIGPDPEQMEMFGLKHSAREIAEKAGVPMLSGTNLIDSLDTALEYAKEIGYPVILKSTAGGGGIGMRVCNSGEELRAAYDGVRHLAQTNFNNAGLFLEKYIAKARHVEVQIFGNRFGEVVTLGERDCSIQRRNQKVIEESPAPNLLEDVRQKMYAAAKSLAEEVGYRSAGTVEFLYDPETTEFYFLEVNTRLQVEHGVTEEVLGIDLVEWMVKESANELKDLLTLIAKPVGHSIQARIYAEDCFHDFRPSAGQLDQVILSHLSRNETWVRDGLTVTSLYDPMLAKIIVHGKDRQEAISKLLIALSETRMYGITTNLHYLQALLHEEDCVQGNVYTRMLNHFETVENAIEVLDGGIQTTVQDWPGRKGHWDVGVPPCGPMDPLSFRIGNKLLGNSEDAPGLELTLRGGSYQFRNDMWFCLTGADMDAKVDGERVPLYCPILAKKGQVITFGEAKVGMRAYLLISGGFDMPRILGSSSTFTLGNFGGHGGRALRTGDVLSVRNDVIPPTHELPKQHQPKVANTWTIGVIPGPHCTEEFLQPDYLTQLTETKWEIHFNSSRTGVRLVGPKPLWTREDGGEAGLHPSNIHDNAYAIGTLDLTGDMPILLGPDGPSLGGFVCPVTTASAEFWKIGQLHPGDTVQFQLITLEEAERLRKLQEANLQAIGEGDFSHVREAELTDPTEEITAAYPVLKTVTNRQIPMTIRCSGDENLLIEYGDMELDLLLRFQAHVLMDAIEKNDDFPVLDLTPGIRSLQIHIDASKLTVKEAADKVVEIDRGLPPLESIQVPSRIVRLPLSWNDPSVQLATERYQQNVRPDAPWCPDNLEFIRRINGLESIEDVKKVVFDANYLVLGLGDVYLGAPVATPMDPRHRLVTTKYNPARTWTPENAVGIGGAYMCVYGMEGPGGYQFVGRTIQMWNKLRSTESFEKGKPWLLRFFDQIQFYPVEADELLQLREDVLRGRFEVDITETTFDLGEYLKFNDEIKESAELFKQRQQAAFHAERERWKEQGIEEHVSEEDSLGATEEDVIPEGSQPITCSMPGSIWKVLVSPGQQVKQGDVLIIEESMKMEFPQLSPCNGKIAEVYVKPGDSVHAGQLIVSIFEEEKVGVVQ
- a CDS encoding urea amidolyase associated protein UAAP2, translating into MAVLNYVESSRKLEEAIYDRVIPAGEGWMHELLPGQVLRIVDLEGNQAADTLFYHADDPEDHYSAVATMAGQKNIYLSSGTILRSESNKELLKIVADTCGRHDTLGGACSAQSNTVRYSHDTLPMHNCRDTFMLQLSKYGETYTKRDLAPNINFFMNVPVTKDGGLTFADGVSAPGRYVEVQSIVKTVALISNCPQLNNPCNAYHPTPIRVLIWNQ
- a CDS encoding urea amidolyase associated protein UAAP1 produces the protein MKTSIWTKTIPAGGKWSGTIGTGKLITFTALGKGANLSTIMYHANNLTERYNMPDTLKAQHTSHLSKGHVLMSDHGRVLASIVDDNLGWHDSISGYTSRSITDEKYGKTTYQEHRNNWLRSGEENFAIELVRNGLGVRDMVPVLNLFSKVYCDEDGDMHFDENHCQEGDAVTLRTELDTLFVFSNTPNPLDSRDEYPSVPVQIEVFDAEPVSEDDVCVSFRPENRRAFENTWEYHRLRGASKKSVVFN